The nucleotide window CTCTCTACGCTCTTCTCTATGCTTCTCTCTATGCTGTTCTCTATGTTCCTTTCTATGTTCTTCTGTATGTTCCTTTTTTTGCTCTTCTCTACGTTCTTCTCTAAGCTCTTCCCTGTTCCTTGCTATGTTGCTCCCTACGCTTTTCTCTACGGTCCTCTTTACATTCTTATTTATGTCATTCTTTACAATGTCCCCTACACCCTTCTTTACGTTCTTTTCTATGTTCTTCCCTACGTTCTTCCATGTGCTTTATGAGACCTCCTCACTCTTCTCCttattattgtatttttgtcTCATTGTAGCAGCGTGACGACCTCCACACTCACTGTCCATCTTGGTAGTTATCAAATCTCGTTGCCAAACTCTCATGAGATCTCTGTGGGTGTGAAGAGATTCATCAAGAATCCTAATTATGTGTCCACTGGATCAATGGGCGACATCAGCCTCATCGAGCTGGTGAATAACGTGACTTTCACATCTTACATCCTCCCCGTCTGCCTCCCTACAGCTAACGTAAATTTCCCCATGGGCCTCATGTGTTGGGTGACCGGCTGGGGAAACATTAAATATGGCGGTAGGTATTTGTCTGAGTCTAGATCACAGATGATTGTCCTCTATGAGGGTCTTCTGCTGCTTTACCATTTGTCATCAAAATTAACATAGACAGGAGGGGATTTGTAAAGTCCCTGTAGCTTGTTCTGTTCTCCAGACAGGATACAATTCCACCTCACATATTATAGTGCAAAATAGTGAGAGAACTATGACATCACTAAGACATCATCATACATGCAACCTGTGCAGCTGCATGGGGCCAAGTAATTACAGGGGTCTACTGCTAGCCAGGgctggcgttaggggggggcaaagtaggcacttgcccagggcccccatccccctgaggccccctagctccttccttcattagtggagcaggaagcagagcagcacaagcagcctcccctgctccactaatgaaggaaggagctgagctgtgaggacggagcgcccctcctgcagagctgcctgtgccctacagaagaggaggaacggcaagcccaggtaaagaaatagaggggggggggggggttagagggtcacggagactggggtCGGGACTTGCagccagggggcggtgcttacggccgcgggtgggcggagcctcgggtgtctttataaaacagtaaccccctccccatatactagcctagcgaacagtatacaggaagggggcaggggatcttgtatgatgcagtccccccttccaccatatactgttcagggccctcctccctctgtatctatgggcaccaggccctgagcagtacatgatggaggtgggtgctgaatcacacagtatcctgtatgataaagtacccccatatctctcctctgctctactactacccccaatactactcctaatactgctctactattacccccaatactactcctaatactgccctactactacccccaatactactcctaatactgccctactactacccccaatactactcctaatactgctctactattacccccaatactactcctaatactgctctactattacccccaatactactcctaatactgccctactactacccccaatactactcctaatactgccctactactacccccaatactactcctaatactgccctactactacccccaatactactcctaatactgctctactattacccccaatactactcctaatactgctctactattacccccaatactactcctaatactgccctactactacccccaatactactcctaatactgccctactactacccccaatactactcctaatactgctctactattacccccaatactactcctaatactgctctactattacccccaatactactcctaatactgctctactattacccccaatactactcctaatactgccctactactacccccaatactactcctaatactgccctactactacccccaatactactcctaatactgccctactactacccccaatactactcctaatactgctctactattacccccaatactactcctaatactgctctactattacccccaatactactcctaatactgccctactactacccccaatactactcctaatactgccctactactacccccaatactactcctaatactgctctactattacccccaatactactcctaaaactgctctactattacccccaatactactcctaatactgccctactactacccccaatactactcctaatactgctctactattacccccaatactactcctaatactgctctactattacccccaatactactcctaatactgctctactattacccccaatactactcctaatactgctctactattacccccaatactactcctaatactgccctactattacccccaatactactcctaatactgctctactattacccccaatactactcctaatactgccctactactacccccaatactactcctaatactgccctactactacccccaatactactcctaatactgctctactattacccccaatagtgccctactactaccccaatactactcctaatactgccctactactacccccaatactactcctaatactgccctactactacccccaatagtgccctactactaccaccatcaatactactcctaatactgccctactactacccccaatagtgccctactattacccccaatactactcctaatactgccctactactacccccaatagtgccctactactaccaccatcaatactactcctaatactgctctactactacccccaatagtgccctactattacccccaatactactcctaatactgctctactacccccaatactgccctactactacccccaatactactcccaatactgctctactactaccacaaatactgccctactactaccccaatactactcctaatactgctctactactactcccaatactgccctactactactcctaatactgctctactactacccccaatactgctctactactagccccatactgccctactactacccccaatactactcctaatactgctctactactacccccaatactgctctactactacccttaatactgctatactactacccccatactgccctactactacccccaatactactcctaatactgctctactactaccccaatactgctctactactactactcccaatactactctactactacccctaatactgctctactactaccaccaatactgctctactactacccccaatactgctctactaccattgctattattacctccactcctgatactactactactcccaaaactgctactccccttatctactactacacccctcatcttatatgcttctactattgctacaccccttatccactatgcctatactactacacccatcaaaaaataaataaaaaaaatcgagaaaagaaaaacgagaatttattttttgcccacatcaccccagccctaggagatgctatgtgctgggggcgggggggcatttaactatcagtggagatgctatctgctgagggggcaactatcagtggagatactatgtgctgggggggggggggggaacaggggagatgctatgtgctgggggggtaactatcagtggagatgctatgtgctgggggggggggaacaggggagatgctatgtgctggggggggtaactatcaggggagctgctatctgctgagggggcaactatcagggggctagctaacaggtgtaaaacctacagtgagatgcctcctatattggtggatactacatactgggtggtggaggtaactaccagaagaattacctacagagggataccgactatatgtactatggaggcacagaggggtcttatttaaggtcacagaagatcaccccacctcgagcagcgcgccaaccgctgacaaaaaagtatcgggaccttaaattgctgctacaatgttttagcatttggggccccaccttcaactttgcccagggccacattttgtctaaaaccggccctgctgcTAGCTTACAAGTAGATTCTTACTATCCATTAGATTTTTGTAATTAGTTCTTTGCCCACAAATACATGGAGGATTGTTAGTTGCAGGGGCTAATATGTCTCATTAGAGAGACCACCAAGAGGGCGTAAACACAACAATCATTACGCTCAGGAAGAGGAGAAAAAATAATTGCCCCCCATTAGagagaattctgctccacactgatgaggggcaataccccaacctgctgtctgtggatggatgcctggctttggtatttcccttgtcatgtcacaatactcgtaAGTTAGtatttgacacaaaaggggccatcctggtatttccctatttgtgtcctacTAAATGCAATCGAGTGAGACTtaatcagggtggtttggtgatcccctgcccaggagggatatctggctattcccgtgttttgagacttgtgactgaggctccacggacccctttcttTGCACCAAGCTGGTGTATTGAGTTGTAGACCATGAAATACCCCTTAAGAATCGTCTCAGAGCAAAAGAGATAGATGTCTAGTGTGTCCTACTCactgtgtcctacaggaagtggtcagATCATTTTGTATACCACGTGTGAAACATTCTCGACTCTTCACAGGCTTTGAGGAGAGTGTTCCAGTGTTCCACACTAACCTAGCCTTGGCAAGGGGGTGACTGCTTCCCAATACCCCCATCTGGTATGATAATCGAGGGATTAGCCATGAATCATTGTGTGTAATCTCTTCTTACAGTAAGTCTTACAAGTCCTCAAACTCTACAGGAAGTGCAGGTACCTCTGATCGATACCACGACCTGCGATGGACTCTATCACATCCAGTCTTCAACCAGTTACTCAGTCACAATCATCCTGAGTGACATGATATGTGGAGGATACCAAGCAGGGGGATATGACTCTTGTCAGGTAAGTGTTGTTTACATAGATCCTATAAAATATTTGTTAATAATGGATAAGGTATATGGCTAACCCCTGAGAGGGTCTACAGACATTTCCTTAGTCTATCGGAATAGCAAACTTGGAACAACCCTTCCTTAGGTTGGCAGCTCGGTGGGGTTGTTTAGGGTTAAAGTCACTTTAGGAATTGTAATGCAATAACCTCCCCGGTAGTGACTATAGGACAGAAAAAGCAAGAAGGAGCACTACCCTACAGCAGTGACCTCAGGTGGGTCTCTGGAGGTACAAGAACCCGGTCACCAGTAAGTGTTCTGCTTACCGTCCTATGTTGTCCTAAGGCCGGTACAACACTGGTAGAGACATGGACTGGAGGGGGTCCGGGGATTGGCCACCGCAGCTCCCCACCAAACCACAAGGGATACAATGTATTTGAACATTTTGCGCTTTTCTGGAAAGCTGTTCTCGCCGGGTGGTAATGACGAGCACGGTACGTGCTAGCAAAACTTATTACATGGAAATGGGCTATTTACTTCATCAGACATGAACACAAGCATAGATAACATAAGCGTAGATAAATAATGAGGGAGGTAAAGATTCACCGAAAGTAACGGGGAAGGGGCGGGACTTGTCATCATGATTGATAGGTGAGAGGTATATTGGTGAATTACATTCAAAGAATGTCAATGTGACAGgcatacaaattattattataaagttACTGATAGATGGAAATTGTAGATGGAATCACAACAGTAACATTAATAAGGTAAAAAGGTGATAAATAAGTCATAAAAAATACCTTGTGAACCACCAGCACCCACATAAAAAGGAGGGAAactgcaaaaattaaaaaaaaactaccattATCAAACACAATATAATGTATCCAAATtcgtaataaataaaataacagtaAGAATTGGTGCAAAGCAAAACACATGATATCTACCTCCAAAATATGggttaaaacatataaaatagaagaaatataaataaatattatgaaTAAAGTTACAACTCAATAAAAGAGATATGGGAGTTCACGCATCAATCATGATTCTGTCCCTTCGCGGTCACTTCCGATGgatcttcacccccccccccgattaTTTATCTACATTACCTTGCTGTGCTATGCTGGTGTTTATGCCTGATGAAGTAACTACCCCATTTATGAAACGCATAgcatgtgaaaaataaaaagtggGGCTACTTCTTACCGAGCTCTTCATTACCACCGGCCGAGAACAGCGCTTCCAAAAAATACACGAAATTCAAATCCAAAAGTCTGGTACTGATTGTAGGTGAGGGCAAGTGGGACCTTATAAACAACATGTATGAATTGAAGAGGTTCAGGTAGACGCCATAATGTGATGGGGGGATTGGTCCGCCATTCACTGCACCCCACCCCCATGTCTTGGCTTTGGGACACAGCTACACCCGGAGGGTTCTTATGCCCCAGTCCTGTGCTATCTGGGATAGAGTGAGGTCACACTGATATCTGAACCATTAACACTATGTTATAATCTTTGTGTTTCTCCTCTTTCTAGGGTGACTCGGGGGGCCCCTTGGTGTGTTCTGAGAAAGGACAATGGTTTTTGGCTGGGTTGGTGAGTTGGGGAGATGGATGTGGCGTGGCGAACCGTCCTGGCGTCTACACCAAACTGACATCTTATATAAACTGGATTAAGACCATTGCTCCAGACTCGGAAGGGAATATTGTAAATGTAACGTTTACCAGCGCGGTCAGTAAACTGGCTT belongs to Dendropsophus ebraccatus isolate aDenEbr1 chromosome 9, aDenEbr1.pat, whole genome shotgun sequence and includes:
- the LOC138801640 gene encoding serine protease 27-like, translated to MGGQDAQAGEWPWQVSLRLNGRHFCGGSLISKTWVVSAAHCITSSVTTSTLTVHLGSYQISLPNSHEISVGVKRFIKNPNYVSTGSMGDISLIELVNNVTFTSYILPVCLPTANVNFPMGLMCWVTGWGNIKYGVSLTSPQTLQEVQVPLIDTTTCDGLYHIQSSTSYSVTIILSDMICGGYQAGGYDSCQGDSGGPLVCSEKGQWFLAGLVSWGDGCGVANRPGVYTKLTSYINWIKTIAPDSEGNIVNVTFTSAVSKLAYLSSPVSSSTNLIATTNNVANANITSKASGIPFVFPLLFIMAILITR